Within Metabacillus schmidteae, the genomic segment ACGTCAGCATGGGGACGATTGGGGCAAGGCATGCCTATCAAGTGATAACAAATACACGTCGTGTAGTAGCGATTGAGGCGATTTGCGGGATGCAGGCAGCCGAAATTCGCGGGCAAGAGAAAATGGCTGCGGCAACAAAGGAATTTTTAGAGAATGGTAGAAAGATTGTGCCTTATATTAACGCAGATCGAGTATTCTCCAAAGATATTGAAGCAATGAATAATTGGTTAAAAGTAGGAACGTTTCACTTTGAAAAAAGAGGAGCAAAAAAACCATTCGTAAAATAAACGTTCTTTCACAATGATAATCATGGCAAAAAATTCAAGAACTAGTTATCGAGGATCAGTACCATTCGGTGGTTTTATTGGTTACGGAGGTACTGTTCCTTAGTCATTCACTGAAAATTGAGGAAGAAACTAAGTTTCGAAAGGATGATTCGATGTTAAATGCAGTGGTGGTTTCTGTGATCGTCATGTCGGTATTGAGCCTTCTCCGCGTTAATGTGATGTTTGCGATTTTAATGGCAGCCGGTGTTGCTGGATTAATGGAAGGATTGTCACTGTCCGATACGGCGAATATGCTTATCGGTGGAATGGGTGGTCAAGCAAATACGGCATTAAGTTATATATTGCTTGGAATATTTGCTGTTATGATTAGTTATTCTGAAATTACTGGATTTCTAGTAAAAAGACTTGTAAGCATATTAAAAGGAAAGCGCTCGATTTTATTATTGACGATTGCCGGAGTTGCATGTTTGTCTCAGAATGCTGTTCCGATACATATTGCGTTTATTCCTATCTTAATTCCGCCTTTGCTCCATTTGTTTGATAAAATGAAGATTGATCGCAGAGGCGTTGCTACGGCATTAACGTTTGGGTTGAAGGCGCCATATCTTATGATTCCAGCGGGTTTCGGGTTAATATTCCACGGGATCATTGCTGATGAAATGAAAGCAAGCGGAATGGACATCGCTGTTTCATCTGTTACATTTGCCATGTTAATACCTGGAATGGGTATGATTGTTGGGCTGTTGTTTGCGATTTTTATTACGTATCGGAAGGACCGTGAACTGCCTATTAGTGATGGAGGAGATCAAGGGGGTAACATCGAGGTAGCGGCAGCAAAAGAGGTGGAATTGTCCTTCACATTCCGTCATTTCCTAACGATCATGGCGATTATCTGTGCACTCATTGTACAACTTGTAGCCGATTCTCTAGTTTTAGGAGCGCTTACGGGAATTGTTCTTATGTTTTTGTTCACAGTCGTTCCGTTTAAAGAAGGGGAAAAGGTTGTCAATGAAGGTGTTGCTATGATGGGTATGATTGCTTTCGTGATGTTAATTGCCTCAGGGTATGCAACGATTTTGAAAGAGACTGGTGCTGTTGAGGAGCTTGTCCAATCTGCAACTGGAATCTTAGGTGATAATAAACTGATTATCGCACTTCTGATGCTACTTGTTGGTCTGTTAATTACAATGGGAATTGGCTCATCATTCGGCACGATCCCGATTATTGCTGCGTTGTTCGTTCCAATTTGTGCAGCAGTTGGTTTTTCTCCTTTGGCGACTGCTGCATTAATCGGTACGGCAGGTGCGCTTGGGGATGCGGGATCACCAGCATCAGACAGCACGCTCGGTCCGACAGCGGGGTTAAATGCAGATGGAAAACACCATCATATATGGGATACATGTGTGCCAACCTTTTTGCATTTTAATATTCCGTTGATTGTGTTCGGTGTACTTGCAGCGATTGTTTTATAAGGCTGTTTCCGCATACTTTGTTGTTGTTAATAAAGTGTTTAAAGTGAAAATTAGTTCGTTCCATTGCTCTGCAGATACTGGCATTCCTCATTTCCCGCAGGAGTCGAGTATCTTCCGCTCCATTCCACTATAGGGTTAGAATAATAGGCAAAAGCAACAATCATTGAGAAAGCAGCTTGTAAGGCCTGAACTCGGTATTGAACCGTGCTCAGGCCTTTTTTCTTCACTCGTTTATTTATATAGGCTCTTTTCTAAAGGCTGTTATCGTATAGATTGTTGCTCACTTGAAAATACAGATTATTGTTGAATATAATGCAGTAGTTTCAAGGAGGTATTCAAAATGTGGAGAGATGTTTATGAAGATTTCAGTAAATGAGATAAAAAAAATCAGTTGGCACTTTTTAAGGCGATGCAACAAGATTTATTTCCAAAGAGTTTATCTGGCATTTAACTAATGTGTATTTTGGCAGTATGATTATTAATATTATTGAATTATTTTTCAAAATCAAATCGGAAAGAGAAGAAATAAACACCTCACATTTTTATTTCTTTTTTCCTAGGATATTTTTTAATGGCTTTTGAAGTACATCCACAATGGCAGCGATGATAGCTGTTGCTAAAATCCCCAATAGACCTAGTGCTCTCGGACCTGCTGAGTCATCACCTGTGAAATAAGAATGCACCCTTAAGTAAACTATTCCTAACAAAATGAAGAAAATGATTGTAAAAGCACATTTTTTTATAACCTTCAAGGATTTAAGGGATAACTCGTAAAAAGCGTTATCTTTATCGATATAGCTCAATAGTTTAAATGCTTGATACAAAGCAACAGAAAACGTAATGCATATTCCATACGCACATACTAACAATGGATATATCGAGTAATCTCCTGGACGAACTTTCGCATCTCTTATAGCTGCTTGAGGTAACCAATATACACACACAGCAAGTACCGCAATTCCAATAAGAAAAACAACGACTCTTAAGAAAAAAGTTGAACCTAGTTTAACACGCATTTAAAGCACCTCACTGATTTATGATAATATGATTTTAGTATGTTTATTTCTGTTTATCAATAAATTAATTTTGTTTTTCGTTATATTGTTATTTAGATATTAATCTAATTATATGTGGGAATCATACTTTAGCAACAAACATTGAGAAAACAGCCTTTCTAAAAGACTGTTGTTTTTTAATAATAGTATTGGATGTAAACTGATTAGGTTGATTGGAGCTCCAACCAACTACTACCACACTTATTACAAAGCAACAAAGTTTGCGAAAAAAGCCTTTATATAGAATTGATAGTTGAAATAATTTATAAAAAATAAAGAAAAACAAAATAACACGAAATAAATTATAAAATAATCACTAAATTATAATAAATTTCTAATAATTTCCGTAATAGAATGAAAGTATCATAACTAGGAGGGGAATTAAATGAAAACGACAACAAACAACAAAATCACACGCTTACAAGGGACACAATTAAATACAAAAGGCTGGCAGCAAGAGGCAGTTCTTCGTATGTTGATGAATAATTTAGATCCAGATGTTGCAGAGAGACCTGAAGATCTTGTCGTATATGGAGGAATTGGAAAAGCGGCTCGTAACTGGGAATCGTTTGATGCTATTGTTACATCACTTAAAGAGTTAGAAAATGACGAGACTTTACTCGTACAATCAGGCAAACCAGTGGTTGTTTTTAAAACACATACGGATGCACCACGTGTTCTGATTGCAAATTCCAATCTTGTTCCAGCATTTGCAAATTGGGAAACATTCCATGAACTCGATAAAAAAGGGTTAATGATGTATGGTCAAATGACAGCAGGAAGTTGGATTTATATCGGTTCACAAGGAATTGTCCAGGGTACGTATGAAACATTTGCCGAGTTAGCGTGTCAGCATTTCAATAGTACACTAAAAGGCACAATCACTGTAACAGCAGGACTTGGTGGGATGGGTGGTGCACAGCCGCTTGCCGTAACAATGAATGGTGGTGTATGTATTGCGATTGAGGTTGATGAGACAAGAATCGACCGAAGAATTGAGACTCGTTACACAGATGTGAAAGCGCATACACTAGATGAAGCCATTCAATTGGCAGAAGAAGCGAAAAAGGCAGGGAAAGCATTATCAATCGGTTTATTAGGAAATGCAGCTGATCTTCTTCCTGAAATGATCAGAAGAAACTTTATCCCTGATGCATTAACAGATCAAACATCTGCTCACGATCCACTAAACGGATATGTGCCTTCAGGGATGTCACTTGAAGATGCAGCACTTTTAAGAAAATCTAATCCTGAAGAGTATGTAAAGCTCTCAAAAGCTTCAATGGCAAAGCATGTTTCAGCCATGCTTGAGATGATGGAAAAAGGAGCGATTACGTTTGATTACGGTAATAACATTCGCCAAGTTGCAAAAGACGAAGGTGTAGAAAACGCATTTGATTTCCCAGGATTCGTTCCAGCCTATATCCGTCCGCAATTTTGTGAAGGAAAAGGACCTTTCCGTTGGGTAGCATTGTCAGGAGATCCTGAAGATATTTATAAAACAGATCAAGCGATTTTACGTGAATTCAGTGATAATGAACATTTATGTAACTGGATTCGTATGGCACAAGACAAAATTCAGTTCCAAGGCCTGCCGTCACGAATTTGCTGGTTAGGATATGGAGAACGTGCTCGTTTCGGAAAAATCATTAATGACATGGTGGCCAGCGGTGAACTAAAAGCACCGGTTGTCATTGGACGTGACCACTTAGATTCAGGCTCTGTTGCTTCACCAAACCGTGAAACAGAAGCAATGAAAGACGGATCAGATGCTGTGGCAGACTGGCCGATATTAAATGCCATGGTAAACGCAGTTGGCGGGGCAACGTGGGTATCTGTGCATCATGGTGGTGGAGTAGGAATGGGCTATTCATTGCATGCTGGTGTGGTCATCGTTGCAGACGGTACGAAAGAAGCGGAAGCACGTATTGAGCGAGTATTAACGACTGATCCGGGTATGGGCGTTGTCCGTCATGCTGATGCAGGATATGAGCTTGCGAAGAAAACAGCACGTGAGAAAGGAATCAATATGCCGATGCTTGATAAGGGGGATGATCAGTAATGACAAAACCTATCTGGATTAAACATGCTGCCCAGCTGGCGACCTTAGCTTCAGATGTGAAAGGTCCGCGCTCTAAAGAAGCCATGTCTGAGCTCGGTTTAATCGAAGACGGCAGCTTGTGGATTGAGCAGGGTGTGATCGAAGCGGTTGGTACAACGAAAGAGCTTGAAAAACGCTATGCAGAAAGACTTCATGAAGCAGAAGTTGTTGATGCAA encodes:
- the hutU gene encoding urocanate hydratase, whose amino-acid sequence is MKTTTNNKITRLQGTQLNTKGWQQEAVLRMLMNNLDPDVAERPEDLVVYGGIGKAARNWESFDAIVTSLKELENDETLLVQSGKPVVVFKTHTDAPRVLIANSNLVPAFANWETFHELDKKGLMMYGQMTAGSWIYIGSQGIVQGTYETFAELACQHFNSTLKGTITVTAGLGGMGGAQPLAVTMNGGVCIAIEVDETRIDRRIETRYTDVKAHTLDEAIQLAEEAKKAGKALSIGLLGNAADLLPEMIRRNFIPDALTDQTSAHDPLNGYVPSGMSLEDAALLRKSNPEEYVKLSKASMAKHVSAMLEMMEKGAITFDYGNNIRQVAKDEGVENAFDFPGFVPAYIRPQFCEGKGPFRWVALSGDPEDIYKTDQAILREFSDNEHLCNWIRMAQDKIQFQGLPSRICWLGYGERARFGKIINDMVASGELKAPVVIGRDHLDSGSVASPNRETEAMKDGSDAVADWPILNAMVNAVGGATWVSVHHGGGVGMGYSLHAGVVIVADGTKEAEARIERVLTTDPGMGVVRHADAGYELAKKTAREKGINMPMLDKGDDQ
- a CDS encoding Na+/H+ antiporter family protein, translating into MLNAVVVSVIVMSVLSLLRVNVMFAILMAAGVAGLMEGLSLSDTANMLIGGMGGQANTALSYILLGIFAVMISYSEITGFLVKRLVSILKGKRSILLLTIAGVACLSQNAVPIHIAFIPILIPPLLHLFDKMKIDRRGVATALTFGLKAPYLMIPAGFGLIFHGIIADEMKASGMDIAVSSVTFAMLIPGMGMIVGLLFAIFITYRKDRELPISDGGDQGGNIEVAAAKEVELSFTFRHFLTIMAIICALIVQLVADSLVLGALTGIVLMFLFTVVPFKEGEKVVNEGVAMMGMIAFVMLIASGYATILKETGAVEELVQSATGILGDNKLIIALLMLLVGLLITMGIGSSFGTIPIIAALFVPICAAVGFSPLATAALIGTAGALGDAGSPASDSTLGPTAGLNADGKHHHIWDTCVPTFLHFNIPLIVFGVLAAIVL
- a CDS encoding DUF2975 domain-containing protein: MRVKLGSTFFLRVVVFLIGIAVLAVCVYWLPQAAIRDAKVRPGDYSIYPLLVCAYGICITFSVALYQAFKLLSYIDKDNAFYELSLKSLKVIKKCAFTIIFFILLGIVYLRVHSYFTGDDSAGPRALGLLGILATAIIAAIVDVLQKPLKNILGKKK